Proteins encoded within one genomic window of Ranitomeya variabilis isolate aRanVar5 chromosome 4, aRanVar5.hap1, whole genome shotgun sequence:
- the LOC143766066 gene encoding uncharacterized protein LOC143766066 has protein sequence MSAFCCCVQASDNEDETVPFSKSIQVPKQVKVLEKGKNLAVKTVNVKEYDEKFIEIAELYNNQVESYTSMKESLSQLNEVNDSADLTSCIQKIKEKYSNYNIQIQMKGYNFNLLVEPTEDIPENLQESQKLIKELSRTTKVLIGSQTKLGGMVFSSSQKQEEMANKIKEVNPGYLDQIRLVENLEENMKNIEKAKLLSTKYEEEASEVLRNIAHIAGAAI, from the exons ACTGTACCTTTTTCTAAAAGTATCCAGGTCCCAAAGCAAGTGAAGG TGCTGGAGAAAGGCAAAAACCTTGCCGTAAAGACAGTAAATGTCAAGGAATACGATGAAAAATTTATTGAGATTGCTGAGCTGTACAACAACCAGGTGGAAAGTTACACAAGTATGAAAGAATCTTTATCCCAACTTAACGAAGTCAATGATTCTGCCGACCTTACCAGTTGTATACAGAAAATAAAGGAAAAGTACA GCAACTATAACATCCAGATACAAATGAAAGGATACAACTTTAATCTACTTGTGGAACCGACTGAAGATATCCCAGAAAACTTACAGGAATCACAGAAACTAATAAAAGAGCTGAGCAGGACAACCAAAGTTCTTATTGGAAGCCAGACCAAGCTGGGGGGCATGGTGTTTTCTTCGTCTCAGAAACAAGAAGAAATGGCTAACAAAATAAAGGAGGTCAATCCTGGATATCTGGACCAGATACGTCTGGTGGAAAACCTAGAAGAGAACATGAAGAACATAGAGAAAGCTAAACTATTGTCCACCAAGTATGAAGAAGAAGCCAGCGAGGTTCTTAGGAACATTGCCCATATTGCAGGTGCTGCCATCTGA